The Methanosphaera sp. BMS genome contains a region encoding:
- a CDS encoding TrkA family potassium uptake protein has protein sequence MYVIIVGGGRVGLNLSQSLIKEGLNVTIIESEYSKSEEIAEQTDAMVIHGDATSIQVLEDADIADADVFVAATGKDSINLLASVLCQDYENVKKVIARVNDLAHVDAFKKVGVDITVSPESTVAAYLERVITRPKVADLIVLGRGSTELLDLRIENSQLYGKRVLDYSPTENYVVCAVYDDDDLIIPQKDTVFHKNQKISVLSKADYVKEVTKFFAP, from the coding sequence ATGTATGTGATTATAGTTGGTGGTGGAAGGGTTGGATTAAATCTTTCCCAATCATTAATTAAAGAAGGTTTAAATGTAACTATAATTGAGAGTGAATATTCCAAATCAGAAGAGATAGCCGAACAGACAGATGCAATGGTAATTCATGGTGATGCAACGTCCATTCAGGTATTGGAAGATGCGGATATAGCAGATGCGGATGTATTTGTAGCCGCAACTGGAAAGGACAGTATAAATCTATTGGCGTCAGTGTTATGTCAGGATTACGAGAACGTAAAAAAGGTTATTGCACGTGTAAACGATTTGGCCCACGTGGATGCATTTAAGAAGGTAGGCGTGGATATTACAGTAAGCCCTGAATCAACCGTGGCAGCATATTTAGAAAGGGTTATTACAAGGCCGAAAGTAGCCGATTTGATAGTGCTCGGTAGAGGTTCCACGGAACTTTTGGATTTAAGGATAGAAAACAGTCAGCTATATGGAAAACGTGTGCTTGATTATAGTCCAACTGAGAATTATGTTGTATGTGCTGTTTATGATGATGACGATTTGATTATACCACAAAAAGATACAGTATTCCATAAGAATCAGAAGATATCGGTACTGTCAAAGGCAGACTATGTTAAAGAGGTTACAAAGTTCTTTGCACCATAA
- the lysS gene encoding lysine--tRNA ligase, which yields MSKHWTERIAEELSKEDRDEYVVGSGTSISGSIHIGNSCDVFIANAVSKELRKLGKNARTLWIADDYDPLRKVPYPLPESYTQYLGQPYYEIPCPEGCCENFVEHFQKPFTDALESFDIQDLEIKSGAYMYKNGQYTEATRLALENADRIREIFNEYREHPLKDTWLPYNPICSECGRVNTTEAYDYEDTTVKYRCECGHEGEMDYTTGKGKLTWRVEWAARWKILNITCEPFGKDHAASGGSYDVSKIISEEIFDYPAPYPVPYEWITLDGDAMSKSKGVFFSPEAWIKIGKPETLNYFIFRNKPLKPKDFSPKMGFLDLMDQYDRVERIAYDIEEASNEKEKQKLTKIYEIAQINEMTDEMPFQPSYRFLTVSYQIANGDAAKIYEILKNNHQLPARLEDVSYEDLSDWDRQTYLQRLEYVHNWLDTYAPKFVKFQVMKKMPRIEITPEQTEFLNQIADVLENESFENDVAFHDRMYEVLESLEMKPQKAFQAIYKTILGKKQGPKAASFVLSLDKDFVIKRFRLEE from the coding sequence ATGAGTAAACATTGGACAGAAAGAATTGCAGAAGAATTAAGTAAAGAAGATAGAGACGAATATGTAGTCGGTAGTGGAACATCAATTTCCGGTTCAATACATATCGGAAACAGTTGTGATGTATTCATTGCAAACGCGGTGAGTAAAGAATTAAGAAAACTGGGTAAAAATGCCAGGACATTATGGATTGCAGATGATTATGATCCATTAAGAAAAGTTCCATATCCATTACCTGAATCATACACACAATATCTGGGACAGCCTTACTATGAAATACCATGTCCTGAAGGTTGTTGTGAAAACTTCGTTGAACACTTCCAAAAACCGTTTACAGATGCACTTGAATCATTTGATATCCAGGATTTGGAAATAAAAAGCGGAGCATACATGTACAAAAATGGCCAATATACCGAAGCTACCAGACTGGCCTTGGAAAATGCCGATAGAATCAGGGAAATATTCAACGAATACAGAGAACATCCCCTTAAAGATACATGGCTACCATATAACCCCATCTGTAGTGAATGTGGAAGGGTAAATACAACAGAGGCATATGACTATGAGGACACCACCGTCAAATACAGATGTGAATGTGGTCATGAAGGTGAAATGGATTATACGACGGGTAAAGGAAAGCTAACCTGGAGAGTAGAATGGGCTGCCAGATGGAAAATATTAAACATTACCTGTGAACCATTCGGTAAAGACCATGCCGCCAGTGGTGGTTCATATGATGTAAGTAAAATAATATCCGAGGAAATATTTGATTATCCTGCACCATATCCTGTTCCATATGAATGGATTACATTAGATGGAGATGCCATGAGTAAATCCAAAGGTGTATTCTTCAGCCCTGAAGCATGGATTAAAATAGGAAAACCGGAAACGTTAAATTACTTTATATTCAGGAACAAACCATTAAAACCTAAGGATTTCTCCCCTAAAATGGGATTCTTAGACTTGATGGACCAATATGATAGAGTAGAACGTATTGCATATGACATTGAAGAGGCAAGCAATGAGAAGGAAAAACAGAAACTGACAAAAATCTATGAAATAGCCCAAATTAATGAAATGACTGATGAAATGCCTTTCCAACCATCATACAGATTCCTGACTGTCAGTTACCAGATAGCTAATGGGGATGCCGCAAAGATTTATGAAATATTAAAAAACAATCACCAGCTTCCTGCAAGATTGGAAGATGTTTCCTATGAGGACTTATCAGACTGGGACAGACAGACCTATCTTCAAAGGCTTGAATATGTACATAACTGGTTAGATACATATGCCCCTAAATTTGTTAAATTCCAGGTAATGAAGAAGATGCCTAGAATTGAAATTACTCCTGAACAGACAGAGTTTTTAAATCAAATAGCAGACGTACTTGAAAACGAGAGCTTTGAAAATGATGTGGCATTCCATGACAGGATGTATGAAGTTCTTGAATCACTTGAGATGAAACCTCAAAAGGCGTTCCAGGCAATATATAAAACAATTCTTGGTAAAAAACAGGGCCCTAAAGCGGCTTCATTTGTATTATCATTGGATAAGGACTTTGTTATAAAAAGATTTAGATTAGAAGAATAG
- a CDS encoding LysR family transcriptional regulator, with translation MVEDKKLNYEVNDILFDYKLFDTLKAINIHKSQRKAANSLNIAHTVLNRRILQAEELLDKKLVLVSNKGSVLTDYALDILSDYELYEERLKDDDVVTISGGFVSCEFLRQLAMAYHIDVRILQTDMQSAIKLTNQGMVDILSFDDPVRAYMMNLEPVPLARDNLLLLSDKKEKFNDIHDLDGLNFVEVDGSAHRLAWNTLVDYDLDFDIVNVVNSFHEAIKLVEQEDSLYTFVNKSMSYRCQYTYDVISKQTQHIISALNVKNDTSIDKFLNYASHRAQKLTEKYGFEHI, from the coding sequence ATGGTTGAAGATAAAAAATTAAATTATGAAGTCAATGACATCCTGTTTGATTATAAGTTATTTGACACGTTAAAGGCAATAAATATTCATAAATCTCAGAGAAAGGCTGCAAATTCATTGAATATAGCTCACACAGTCTTGAATCGTAGAATTTTACAGGCTGAAGAATTGTTGGATAAGAAACTGGTCCTGGTTTCAAATAAGGGTTCTGTTTTGACTGATTATGCATTGGACATCTTGTCCGATTACGAGTTGTACGAAGAGCGTTTAAAGGATGATGATGTTGTCACGATATCGGGTGGATTTGTATCCTGTGAATTTCTAAGACAGTTGGCCATGGCATATCATATTGACGTCCGTATACTGCAGACTGATATGCAATCGGCTATCAAACTTACGAATCAGGGAATGGTTGATATTTTGAGTTTTGACGATCCGGTACGTGCTTATATGATGAATTTGGAGCCGGTACCACTTGCAAGGGATAATTTATTGTTATTGTCTGATAAAAAGGAGAAATTTAATGATATTCATGATCTTGATGGACTTAATTTTGTTGAAGTTGACGGATCTGCCCATAGGCTTGCATGGAATACTCTTGTAGATTATGATTTGGATTTTGACATAGTTAATGTGGTCAATTCATTTCATGAAGCTATCAAACTGGTTGAACAGGAGGATTCACTGTATACATTTGTAAATAAAAGCATGTCATATAGATGTCAATACACTTATGATGTAATTTCTAAACAGACACAACATATAATCAGTGCATTGAATGTTAAAAATGATACTTCAATTGATAAATTTCTTAATTATGCATCACATCGTGCACAAAAATTAACAGAAAAATATGGCTTTGAACACATATAA
- the hxlB gene encoding 6-phospho-3-hexuloisomerase, producing MVYYDAVNEIISNVKKSTQEVNQDDLKEMINTIKEADSIFVMGLGRSGLVAKAFAMRLMHLGLNVYVVGETITPAITEKDCLIAISGSGETSYILSTTDTAIDIGSKIIAITSYPESSLGKKSDVVVEVKGRTKNENEPSYIKRQISGQHQTLSPLGTLFEISALVFLDSTIAQLMYEYGLTEKDLKARHTVLE from the coding sequence ATGGTATATTATGATGCTGTTAATGAAATAATAAGTAACGTAAAAAAATCAACACAAGAAGTAAATCAAGACGACCTTAAAGAAATGATAAACACTATAAAAGAAGCAGATAGCATATTTGTAATGGGATTAGGTCGTTCAGGTTTAGTTGCAAAGGCATTTGCAATGCGTCTAATGCACTTAGGATTAAACGTGTATGTTGTAGGTGAAACAATAACTCCTGCAATTACTGAAAAAGACTGTTTAATTGCAATATCCGGTTCCGGTGAAACAAGCTATATTCTTAGTACCACCGATACTGCAATAGACATAGGCTCCAAGATAATAGCTATTACATCCTATCCTGAAAGTAGTTTAGGTAAAAAATCAGATGTTGTTGTTGAAGTAAAAGGAAGAACAAAAAATGAAAATGAGCCTAGTTATATAAAAAGACAAATAAGCGGACAACACCAAACACTATCCCCTCTTGGTACATTATTCGAGATAAGTGCATTAGTATTCCTGGATTCAACTATTGCACAATTAATGTATGAATATGGCCTGACAGAAAAAGATTTAAAAGCAAGACATACCGTGTTAGAATAA
- a CDS encoding DUF2097 family protein, which produces METITIKEDNLNDFIIDNFTENSLVEISFNRVFIPGILLNINDDDELILTLRLQGQLLHQTVDINIDEIKSEVVEIRYSDVDEQINLVVI; this is translated from the coding sequence ATGGAAACTATAACTATTAAGGAAGATAACCTGAATGATTTTATCATAGATAACTTCACTGAAAACTCGCTTGTTGAAATATCATTTAACAGGGTTTTCATTCCCGGAATATTATTGAATATAAATGATGATGATGAACTGATACTGACGCTGCGTCTGCAGGGACAATTGCTTCATCAAACGGTGGATATTAACATTGATGAAATAAAAAGTGAGGTAGTGGAGATAAGATATAGCGATGTGGATGAACAGATAAATTTGGTGGTAATATAG
- a CDS encoding formylmethanofuran dehydrogenase subunit C, with protein sequence MRTIRLSLKRQVKIPLEFDNVLPELLYDKSMDKLNEVIVYQGNRKKKLNEFFDVEVEGSADKPRDCKVIINGELGRIKYIGNEMSCGIIIANGDVDLHAGAMMSGGHLIINGNAESYLGREMTGGLIEVNGSVREFCGSSYVGEWRGMNGGTIIIEKNAGKQLADCMLNGYIHIKGNCDILPGVHMAGGFIQIDGDVESWPGGQMKKGVIVVNGHIKDMLQGFKRKERVCNPLINNKYFFGSYDLYIGDIGANGKGQLWVKVR encoded by the coding sequence ATGAGGACAATCAGGTTGTCATTGAAAAGGCAGGTAAAAATTCCGCTGGAATTTGACAATGTTCTGCCTGAACTATTGTATGACAAAAGCATGGATAAACTAAATGAAGTCATAGTCTATCAGGGAAACAGAAAGAAGAAACTGAATGAATTCTTTGACGTGGAAGTAGAGGGCAGTGCTGATAAGCCACGCGACTGCAAAGTAATAATCAATGGAGAGCTTGGCAGGATAAAATACATTGGAAATGAAATGTCCTGTGGCATAATCATAGCCAACGGTGATGTTGATTTGCATGCGGGGGCAATGATGTCAGGTGGACATCTGATAATAAACGGTAACGCCGAAAGCTACCTTGGACGGGAAATGACCGGTGGATTGATAGAGGTAAACGGGAGCGTACGTGAATTCTGCGGTTCATCATATGTGGGTGAATGGCGTGGAATGAATGGTGGAACAATCATAATTGAAAAAAATGCGGGAAAACAACTGGCAGACTGTATGCTGAACGGTTATATACACATCAAGGGAAACTGTGACATACTGCCCGGAGTTCATATGGCCGGAGGATTTATACAGATAGACGGTGATGTTGAAAGCTGGCCCGGTGGACAGATGAAAAAGGGAGTCATAGTTGTAAATGGCCACATAAAGGATATGCTTCAAGGATTCAAACGTAAGGAAAGAGTATGTAATCCCCTTATAAACAACAAATATTTCTTCGGCAGCTATGATTTATATATTGGTGATATCGGAGCAAACGGTAAGGGCCAGCTATGGGTAAAAGTCAGGTAA